The proteins below come from a single Torulaspora delbrueckii CBS 1146 chromosome 5, complete genome genomic window:
- the PCL5 gene encoding Pcl5p (similar to Saccharomyces cerevisiae PCL5 (YHR071W); ancestral locus Anc_5.347) — MVATNDLDRRLAYQTPPYEPRRKLSCPPTPISSSSEQLIVRITRVLCQRTEKISTDKIRNDVKNVNEFLKEVLRRSKSNRKTALVALAYFNKIYDGQLWNGKLPDFARCSKRIFLSCLILAHKYLNDNSFTMKTWNMISGLSQNDLCLMERWGLEKLDYRLLVAEEDLTKLEDSLATKKRTFDEEVLGGEMRQKKARKL, encoded by the coding sequence ATGGTTGCTACGAACGATCTGGATCGTCGTCTCGCCTATCAAACACCGCCCTATGAACCACGCAGGAAATTATCATGTCCACCAACACcgatctcttcatcttccgAGCAACTTATAGTCAGAATCACCCGGGTCCTGTGCCAACGTACTGAAAAGATATCTACCGATAAGATTAGAAATGATGTCAAGAACGTTAACGAGTTTTTAAAAGAAGTTTTGCGCAGATCCAAAAGCAACAGAAAGACTGCATTAGTGGCCTTGGCATatttcaacaagatttATGATGGCCAATTATGGAATGGGAAGTTGCCGGATTTTGCACGCTGTTCAAAGCGCATCTTTCTCAGTTGCCTTATTCTAGCCCACAAATATCTTAACGATAACTCTTTCACCATGAAGACTTGGAATATGATCAGCGGTTTGAGTCAAAATGATTTGTGTCTCATGGAAAGGTGGggtcttgaaaaattggattACAGGCTGCTGGTCGCAGAGGAAGATTTGACGAAGCTCGAAGATAGTCTTGCcaccaagaagagaacctttgatgaagaggttTTGGGAGGAGAAATGCGCCAAAAGAAAGCACGTAAATTATAA
- the TRM5 gene encoding tRNA (guanine) methyltransferase (similar to Saccharomyces cerevisiae TRM5 (YHR070W); ancestral locus Anc_5.346), translating to MCLKSIPKAFVRPLNLSPRAMSCLKYQPPVNREMRTLDRSFFVSKLPLCVVKFPEPKNISAFAKEFKDSILRVPRIPHVVKLDQTVENKSAKGKTLACDNGIVSKGVLLNSSMTSTEEARAQLSPEALQFLETNNAEILPYEYVLDYDFWKAEEILRAVLPEEYLDEIPTGFTVTGHIAHLNLRQEFKPFASLIGQVILDKNNKIETVVDKVSSIATKFRTFPMEVIAGRGGDLVVEQKESNCTFRFDFSKVYWNSRLHTEHERLVKQYFQPGQVVCDVFAGVGPFAIPAGKKEVIVLANDLNPDSFKYLQENIEMNKVSTLVKPFNLDGAQFISDSITLLQQWRESNDGKLQVPLRISHHDRKRQKKQDAKEAPKFKELQIPFEINHFVMNLPDSSITFLDRFVGLYKGTSIKTLPWIHLHCFEKYGIDEEPPMEELYHRVHSRIATSLHTDKQALAFDNLRFHLVRKVSPTKPMFCVSFQLPEQVAFADST from the coding sequence ATGTGTCTGAAGTCCATACCAAAGGCTTTTGTGAGACCATTGAACCTAAGTCCTCGCGCAATGAGCTGCCTTAAATACCAACCTCCGGTGAATCGTGAGATGAGAACCCTGGACAGATCATTCTTCGTCTCAAAGTTGCCATTGTGTGTTGTAAAGTTCCCAGAACCAAAGAATATCAGtgcatttgcaaaagagttCAAGGATAGCATTTTGAGGGTACCCAGAATTCCACATGTAGTCAAACTTGATCAAACAGTCGAGAACAAGAGTGCGAAAGGAAAGACTTTGGCGTGCGATAATGGAATTGTGAGTAAGGGAGTTCTTTTAAATAGTTCTATGACTAGTACAGAGGAAGCTAGGGCTCAATTATCGCCAGAAGCTTTACAGTTTTTGGAGACGAATAACGCAGAGATCCTACCGTATGAATATGTGCTCGATTATGATTTCTGGAAAGCTGAAGAGATCCTGAGGGCTGTCTTACCAGAGGAGTATCTTGACGAAATTCCAACAGGATTCACCGTTACGGGCCATATCGCACATTTAAATCTACGACAAGAATTTAAACCATTTGCATCATTGATCGGACAAGTTATCCTCGACAAAAACAATAAGATCGAAACCGTAGTGGATAAAGTCAGTTCTATTGCTACAAAATTCAGAACGTTCCCTATGGAGGTTATTGCGGGTCGTGGTGGCGACCTAGTGGTCGAGCAGAAGGAATCGAACTGTACATTCCGTTTCGATTTCAGTAAAGTTTATTGGAATTCCAGACTACACACAGAACATGAGAGACTTGTCAAGCAATACTTCCAACCGGGGCAAGTAGTCTGTGATGTATTTGCCGGTGTTGGACCCTTTGCGATTCCGGCAGGAAAGAAAGAGGTTATTGTACTAGCTAACGATTTGAATCCTGATAGTTTCAAGTACCTACAAGAAAACATAGAAATGAACAAAGTGAGCACCCTTGTAAAACCATTCAACCTAGACGGAGCGCAATTTATCAGTGATTCGATCACGTTACTGCAGCAATGGCGTGAATCCAACGACGGCAAGTTACAAGTACCACTCAGAATCAGTCATCACGACCGGAAGAGACAGAAGAAGCAGGATGCCAAAGAAGCACCCAAATTCAAGGAGTTGCAAATTCCGTTCGAGATCAACCATTTTGTAATGAACCTGCCCGACAGCTCTATAACATTCCTCGACCGTTTTGTCGGACTCTACAAAGGTACAAGCATAAAGACTCTACCGTGGATCCACCTACACTGTTTCGAGAAATACGGCATAGACGAAGAGCCACCCATGGAAGAACTATACCACCGGGTCCATTCAAGAATTGCCACCTCCCTGCACACAGACAAACAAGCCCTGGCTTTTGACAATCTGCGATTCCACCTGGTGCGCAAAGTCTCTCCCACCAAGCCCATGTTCTGCGTCAGCTTCCAGCTTCCCGAACAAGTGGCTTTCGCCGATTCTACATAG